A region of Paenibacillus sp. JNUCC-31 DNA encodes the following proteins:
- a CDS encoding copper amine oxidase N-terminal domain-containing protein — MLKKQGIVCFLSMLFLVGIGFAKEVEAKDITVKDVVVESGIDKELSELNEPVIVSNGRVLLPIRKVGEALNLKVYWDQPSKTAYLYGVNKEIKMTAGSKTAFVNNNPTSLEVAAKVINGKTYIPLKFVATATGESVVWNSSLKTLTVSRTYAMGSDKTITYWINLKTGELSKAESREAGAKIGKLDTKLSVLNDFYVSQLSDSSSYIAYNQISGPSGTVKVSGQAMVVNDKLIDQANFSVMGYYPVSNNKKAQDNVLITDGKHAELLNKEGKVQTSIDLTEIMGIDQVYMIEEYNKDFMILREYNSQHLIVYDFKEEKGTYVHQAINLPAYEKDYLITAGLDRNNEMEYDHIILFDKVDSNGDLLFKYKSKQTDKTNTYKLAR; from the coding sequence ATGTTGAAAAAACAAGGTATTGTATGCTTCTTATCGATGTTATTCCTTGTTGGTATTGGTTTTGCAAAGGAAGTTGAGGCGAAGGATATTACAGTGAAGGATGTTGTTGTAGAGTCAGGGATAGATAAAGAACTAAGTGAATTAAACGAACCTGTAATTGTGAGCAACGGAAGGGTACTATTGCCTATTCGAAAAGTTGGCGAGGCGCTAAACCTAAAAGTTTATTGGGATCAGCCATCAAAAACAGCCTATTTATATGGGGTTAATAAAGAAATCAAAATGACAGCAGGTAGTAAAACAGCCTTTGTAAACAACAATCCAACTTCTCTAGAAGTAGCAGCCAAAGTAATCAACGGAAAAACATATATTCCTTTAAAATTTGTGGCTACTGCCACAGGAGAGTCTGTTGTTTGGAATTCTTCATTGAAAACATTGACTGTGTCAAGAACTTATGCGATGGGCAGCGATAAGACAATAACTTATTGGATCAATCTCAAAACAGGTGAACTGAGTAAAGCAGAATCAAGAGAGGCTGGAGCAAAAATAGGGAAGTTAGATACTAAGTTATCTGTTCTAAACGATTTCTACGTTTCCCAGTTATCCGACTCTTCGTCGTACATTGCTTATAACCAGATATCGGGACCATCCGGAACGGTTAAGGTTTCGGGACAGGCAATGGTTGTTAATGATAAGTTAATCGATCAAGCTAATTTTTCAGTCATGGGGTACTACCCCGTATCAAACAATAAAAAGGCACAAGACAATGTATTAATTACTGATGGCAAACATGCTGAATTGCTTAATAAGGAGGGGAAAGTTCAAACTTCTATTGATTTGACAGAGATCATGGGAATAGACCAAGTCTATATGATTGAAGAATACAATAAAGATTTCATGATTTTAAGGGAATACAATTCACAGCATCTTATCGTGTATGATTTTAAGGAAGAAAAAGGAACATATGTTCATCAGGCAATTAATCTTCCAGCATATGAAAAAGACTACTTAATAACAGCGGGACTAGATCGAAATAATGAAATGGAATACGACCACATCATTTTGTTTGATAAAGTGGACAGCAATGGCGATCTTTTATTCAAATATAAAAGTAAACAAACAGATAAAACTAACACCTATAAATTAGCCCGGTAA
- a CDS encoding copper amine oxidase N-terminal domain-containing protein: MKWIAVPLVLMMVVLTGCQAVGGVDIGKAIANSTTVKSGESKQSMHIKVEPAANLVDEDAFQMIELINSVSLNIDDAKVKDSSTASIKGTLSMQGKKLPFHLSMDKSEMVIDVDGAQKPLYISLADNTLPMLDTKALEKQIEELSPKLLNFALKHLSNPKNISVTPVQESVNGESLSLSKLHVEISGEELLAMVKPFLTSVAQDEQGLKDLIGDLYDVFYPILVTINTVDPGDGSALPSVISESRDAEVASLYEMIKGGLDEILANYDKELNSLLTETPELKTVFGTETKLKLDFYLDSALNIRKQNYDFKVALPASEDLPIKSVSVYGDSELWNIGGPVTVDAVDKTGGAIDLMQGDITPGQMLRNFDSNSLMYQLLKDEAGITRKNVMLYPDDESYGAITVKNTTFVPLRYLSEELDAEVKWTKGSEKIVVIDDITGNEIVLTVGSKKATVAGKEVTMVEPAYVGKNGKTYVPLRFMAESLGASVDQEKETGWIFIDRP, translated from the coding sequence TTGAAGTGGATTGCCGTACCACTCGTTTTAATGATGGTTGTGCTTACGGGATGTCAGGCCGTAGGTGGCGTAGATATTGGCAAAGCCATTGCCAACAGTACAACCGTCAAATCCGGTGAATCCAAACAGTCCATGCATATAAAAGTTGAACCTGCAGCAAACCTCGTCGATGAGGATGCGTTTCAAATGATTGAACTCATTAATTCCGTTTCATTGAATATTGATGATGCCAAAGTGAAGGACTCCAGCACGGCGTCTATCAAAGGTACACTGAGTATGCAAGGAAAGAAATTGCCTTTCCATCTGTCGATGGATAAATCGGAAATGGTCATTGATGTTGACGGAGCGCAGAAGCCTCTATACATATCTTTGGCGGATAACACGCTTCCTATGCTAGATACGAAGGCGTTGGAGAAGCAGATCGAGGAGCTTTCCCCGAAACTGCTGAACTTTGCGCTGAAGCATTTGTCCAACCCGAAAAATATTTCGGTAACTCCGGTACAGGAATCGGTTAACGGTGAATCACTCAGCCTCTCCAAGCTGCATGTGGAGATCAGTGGGGAAGAGCTTCTTGCCATGGTTAAACCGTTTCTGACCAGTGTTGCTCAGGATGAACAAGGACTCAAGGATCTGATTGGGGATCTGTATGATGTGTTCTACCCTATCCTCGTTACGATAAACACGGTTGATCCTGGCGACGGCAGTGCCCTGCCTTCTGTTATTAGCGAATCACGGGATGCTGAGGTTGCTTCATTGTACGAAATGATTAAGGGTGGTCTTGACGAGATTCTGGCCAATTACGACAAGGAACTCAACAGTTTGTTGACTGAGACACCTGAACTGAAGACGGTGTTCGGAACAGAGACCAAGCTCAAATTGGACTTCTATCTGGACAGCGCATTGAATATTCGTAAACAGAACTACGATTTCAAAGTAGCGTTGCCTGCCTCGGAAGATCTGCCGATTAAATCGGTATCCGTATACGGTGATAGCGAACTGTGGAATATTGGCGGACCGGTGACTGTGGATGCCGTGGACAAAACGGGTGGCGCAATCGATCTGATGCAAGGAGACATCACGCCAGGTCAGATGCTGCGTAATTTTGATTCCAATTCACTTATGTATCAGCTGTTGAAAGATGAAGCGGGCATTACGCGTAAAAATGTCATGCTGTATCCGGACGACGAATCCTATGGCGCAATCACCGTTAAAAATACAACATTTGTTCCTCTGCGCTATCTGTCCGAGGAATTGGATGCTGAAGTAAAATGGACCAAAGGATCGGAGAAAATCGTTGTCATTGACGATATCACTGGCAATGAGATTGTCCTGACTGTAGGTTCCAAGAAGGCAACCGTTGCAGGCAAGGAAGTAACGATGGTTGAACCCGCTTATGTAGGCAAAAACGGCAAAACCTATGTTCCGCTGCGCTTTATGGCAGAATCTCTTGGAGCATCTGTAGATCAGGAAAAAGAAACAGGCTGGATTTTCATCGACCGGCCATAA
- a CDS encoding YfbM family protein: MGMSGRYLVVTKELIESIKSGEVSVHDCSVDLDIDKMWQMIQFTLTGDMVHGEPPLGYVVPMAGEQYIGNYSDMDLFLLTNEQVLEAYMALEQLTPEELKKRFSLEQMVAEGVYPVMDDWDAEETFQEIVQTLDDVQALYLATAASGNGIVFYIF; this comes from the coding sequence ATGGGCATGTCCGGCAGATATCTTGTGGTGACCAAGGAATTGATTGAATCCATCAAATCAGGGGAAGTCAGTGTGCATGATTGTTCGGTCGATCTGGATATCGATAAAATGTGGCAGATGATTCAGTTTACATTGACTGGTGACATGGTGCACGGAGAGCCCCCTCTGGGCTATGTGGTCCCTATGGCAGGTGAACAATATATAGGCAATTATTCAGATATGGATCTGTTCCTCCTGACCAACGAACAGGTCCTTGAGGCGTACATGGCGTTAGAACAACTGACACCTGAGGAATTGAAGAAACGGTTTAGCCTGGAGCAAATGGTGGCTGAGGGTGTTTACCCTGTCATGGATGATTGGGACGCAGAGGAGACATTCCAGGAAATCGTTCAGACACTGGACGATGTTCAGGCTTTATATCTGGCAACGGCTGCAAGCGGGAACGGGATTGTCTTTTATATTTTCTAA
- a CDS encoding Bax inhibitor-1/YccA family protein: MIGRSGNPTLKDSTFENSSGYGDDRYQSNMTINGTVNKAFITLIILLGSAFATWMMFFNGQEVLPLAYGGAIAGFILALIISFKPVAAPYLVPIYAVAEGLFLGALSATYESLYNGITLQAALLTMAVFIALLMAYKTRLIKATENFKLGVVAATGGIMIMYLLSFVLGFFGITVPYLHDNSLIGIGISVVIVIVAALNLVLDFDFIESGADNGAPKYMEWYGAFGLMVTLVWLYIEIIRLLGKLRSRD, from the coding sequence TTGATCGGACGTAGCGGTAACCCAACACTCAAAGATAGTACATTTGAAAACTCCAGCGGGTATGGAGATGATCGGTATCAAAGTAACATGACGATCAACGGTACGGTAAACAAGGCGTTTATTACGCTGATCATCCTGCTGGGCAGTGCATTTGCAACCTGGATGATGTTTTTCAATGGGCAGGAAGTGCTTCCTCTCGCATACGGAGGGGCAATCGCCGGATTTATCCTCGCATTGATTATTTCGTTCAAGCCTGTTGCGGCGCCTTACCTTGTACCGATCTATGCGGTCGCAGAAGGGCTGTTTCTGGGTGCGCTCTCGGCTACGTATGAGTCGTTGTACAACGGCATTACGTTGCAGGCTGCTTTATTGACCATGGCAGTATTCATCGCGCTGCTGATGGCATACAAGACAAGACTGATCAAAGCTACGGAGAACTTCAAGCTGGGTGTTGTAGCTGCAACCGGGGGCATCATGATCATGTATCTCCTGAGTTTTGTACTTGGTTTCTTCGGTATTACCGTTCCCTATCTGCATGACAATAGCCTGATCGGAATTGGCATTTCTGTCGTAATCGTCATTGTGGCCGCGTTGAATCTGGTGCTTGATTTTGATTTTATTGAAAGTGGTGCCGACAACGGTGCTCCGAAATATATGGAGTGGTACGGTGCATTCGGATTAATGGTTACGTTGGTATGGTTATATATTGAAATCATTCGTCTGCTTGGCAAGCTGCGGAGCCGGGATTAA
- a CDS encoding D-alanine--D-alanine ligase produces MKVGVIMGGTSSERDISLLTGQEMINHLDTVKYEVIPVEINSKRDLIEKAAGLDVALLALHGKYGEDGTIQGTLESLGVPYTGCGVLASSVCMDKDMSKRLIQHAGVPTGEWLQVSSLDELSSATVQQLTYPVVVKPNSGGSSIGTQVVQEPSALHAAVEAALVWDEVVMIEQYIAGEEITCAVLDGQMLPVISIRSNAEFFDYTSKYNDGGAEEQVVHLPADLHKRVEAAALTCYRVLKCSVYARVDMMIRNGMPYVLEVNTLPGLTRNSLLPKSAAAAGISFASLLDSIIDLSLKERQKEATRS; encoded by the coding sequence ATGAAAGTTGGCGTGATTATGGGTGGCACATCTTCGGAGCGGGATATTTCCCTGCTCACCGGACAGGAGATGATCAATCATCTGGATACAGTGAAGTATGAAGTTATTCCGGTGGAGATCAACAGCAAACGGGATCTCATTGAAAAAGCGGCGGGACTGGATGTCGCACTGCTCGCTCTGCATGGTAAGTATGGGGAGGATGGTACCATACAGGGCACGTTGGAGTCGCTCGGCGTTCCATACACAGGCTGTGGTGTACTCGCAAGCAGCGTATGCATGGACAAAGATATGTCCAAACGCCTCATCCAGCATGCGGGCGTACCTACCGGCGAGTGGCTTCAGGTGAGCAGTTTGGATGAATTGTCATCAGCCACTGTGCAGCAATTAACCTATCCTGTGGTGGTAAAACCCAATTCAGGCGGTTCCAGCATCGGAACGCAAGTCGTGCAGGAACCTTCGGCTCTTCATGCAGCTGTAGAAGCGGCGCTTGTTTGGGACGAAGTTGTCATGATCGAACAATATATCGCTGGCGAGGAAATCACCTGCGCCGTTCTCGATGGTCAGATGCTTCCAGTAATCTCAATTCGTTCAAATGCGGAGTTTTTCGATTATACCTCCAAATACAATGATGGCGGCGCTGAAGAGCAGGTCGTCCATTTGCCTGCGGATTTGCATAAACGTGTAGAAGCTGCCGCACTCACCTGTTACCGGGTTCTAAAATGCAGTGTCTATGCCCGTGTGGACATGATGATTCGGAACGGCATGCCCTATGTACTTGAGGTGAATACGCTGCCGGGGCTTACGCGGAACAGCCTGCTGCCCAAAAGTGCAGCCGCTGCAGGTATTTCCTTTGCCAGTTTGCTGGATTCCATCATTGATCTCTCGTTAAAAGAACGTCAAAAGGAGGCGACTCGATCATGA
- a CDS encoding AraC family transcriptional regulator produces the protein MLLENDSQTSAHLPVTGRSPKTDLAKVKGYMDEHYDEPLSIADLAHKANISAKYFVDLFKKTYGQSAMEYLTDLRINRAKRYLKETGYKLREIALRVGYSDEYYFSRKFKKEVGVSPSDYAKNARKRIATCSSSIIGQLLALNVMPVAAPIDPKWTAYYYNAHRTEIQSHLRLTDPYTSLRFEANVERLVHIRPDAVVGTDQISDQDQAKLAEIAPCCFVPKYHLDWRAQLRMIAAFLEREEQAEQWISVYNQRVQKARDSVQQKVGREKVIVVRVYGQHLYLYRNPGIEEVLYDNGLRLDTFPDVQANTPLTLEQLALLNPDRILVMVCPEAASRAYWLSLQHSPVWRQLKAVKQYQIHLITGDPWFDYSAVGVMRMLDEALLIFTGYCPNVYLDNVHGDSRAT, from the coding sequence ATGTTACTGGAAAATGATTCGCAGACCTCTGCGCACTTGCCCGTTACCGGCCGCAGTCCCAAGACGGATCTTGCCAAGGTAAAAGGATATATGGACGAGCACTATGACGAACCATTGTCTATTGCGGATCTCGCCCACAAAGCCAATATCAGTGCGAAATATTTCGTGGATCTCTTCAAGAAGACCTATGGACAGAGTGCAATGGAATATCTGACCGATCTTCGCATCAATCGGGCCAAACGATATCTGAAAGAAACCGGGTACAAACTTCGTGAAATCGCGCTGAGGGTAGGCTATAGCGATGAGTATTATTTTAGTCGCAAATTTAAAAAGGAAGTGGGCGTATCTCCTTCGGATTATGCCAAAAATGCGAGAAAACGCATCGCCACCTGCTCCTCCAGCATCATTGGACAGCTTCTGGCGCTTAATGTCATGCCTGTCGCTGCGCCGATTGATCCCAAATGGACCGCTTATTATTATAACGCGCACCGTACAGAGATTCAGTCACACTTGAGACTGACAGATCCGTATACCAGCTTGAGATTTGAAGCCAACGTGGAACGACTGGTTCATATTCGGCCGGACGCTGTTGTGGGTACGGATCAGATCAGTGATCAGGATCAGGCCAAACTGGCTGAGATTGCACCTTGTTGTTTTGTGCCGAAGTATCACCTGGATTGGCGTGCACAGTTACGCATGATTGCCGCTTTTCTGGAGAGGGAAGAACAGGCGGAACAATGGATCAGTGTATACAACCAACGAGTCCAGAAGGCGCGCGATTCCGTACAGCAGAAAGTGGGCCGGGAGAAGGTCATCGTTGTCCGAGTGTACGGGCAGCATCTATATCTATATCGTAATCCGGGTATTGAAGAGGTTTTGTACGATAATGGTTTACGGCTGGATACGTTCCCTGATGTTCAGGCCAACACGCCGTTAACATTGGAACAGCTGGCTTTGCTAAATCCGGATCGGATTCTCGTTATGGTGTGTCCTGAGGCAGCATCGCGGGCATACTGGCTCAGCTTACAACATTCGCCTGTATGGCGTCAGCTTAAGGCAGTAAAGCAATATCAGATTCATCTGATTACAGGTGATCCCTGGTTTGATTACTCCGCCGTAGGCGTGATGCGTATGCTGGATGAAGCTCTGCTGATTTTCACGGGATATTGTCCAAATGTATATCTGGATAACGTCCATGGTGATTCCCGGGCAACATGA
- a CDS encoding zinc metalloprotease: MINLSPTITSYRLHFARIGLANGDRVSVSSAYNSTTQEAGTIYYSSNGGYTTDVWTPWITGQAYVNLITNKDGLTSTGYVIDKIEFNGTSSGLVNSAAFVPNSFTSVSNISVYQAASVSTYGYSSFVSNALNQLDNITNANIGFTNTSSTTAQVRISVNTNPDLDYFAVVQPYDSSGKAITKQESKTWSYATMILNHGVMNKWGFTSSNKQGTVTHEVGHLVSLDHQEYLDVSSIMKPGKKNITTFTPLDIANIQYRW, encoded by the coding sequence ATGATCAACTTATCTCCTACAATCACCAGCTACAGGCTACATTTTGCTAGAATTGGTTTAGCTAATGGAGACCGTGTTTCCGTTTCATCCGCATATAATTCAACAACTCAAGAGGCAGGAACGATATACTATTCTTCTAACGGAGGATATACGACTGATGTTTGGACTCCTTGGATTACCGGACAAGCTTATGTAAACCTAATCACAAACAAAGATGGGCTTACTAGTACTGGATATGTAATCGATAAAATTGAATTTAATGGAACATCATCAGGACTTGTTAATTCAGCTGCGTTTGTGCCAAATTCGTTCACTTCTGTAAGCAATATTTCAGTTTATCAGGCAGCTTCGGTATCTACATACGGCTATTCATCATTTGTTTCAAATGCATTGAATCAGTTAGATAATATAACTAATGCAAATATTGGTTTTACTAACACTTCTTCTACAACAGCTCAAGTTAGGATTTCTGTGAACACTAATCCTGATCTGGATTACTTTGCAGTGGTTCAACCCTACGACTCAAGCGGGAAAGCTATAACTAAACAAGAGTCAAAAACGTGGAGTTATGCAACAATGATACTTAATCATGGTGTAATGAATAAATGGGGGTTTACATCTTCTAACAAGCAAGGTACTGTAACTCATGAAGTGGGACACCTTGTTTCTCTAGATCACCAAGAGTATTTAGATGTATCCTCCATAATGAAACCTGGCAAAAAGAACATTACTACATTTACCCCACTTGATATAGCAAATATTCAATACAGATGGTAG
- a CDS encoding YrpD family protein: MRIRKVLLTCFSILLTTSFSASVFAESTEYSTTTFSLSSVEVTNPDNLSLSESVLLDVINRAEGIASDEKASYNSSSTSFKTSSTEDVVINYYFDDDSHYYFYEETKNGKSLFVEEKDQVDNQSLTEIKPFSNDIDDGIGGRILVNSTTGNLLESKWQLPTASQLTGAPSEATYIYTGLRNSSIEVDANVTYNNASGEARFRPRLCVKPNSTKQCMGAVTQPGYDKVHSSNGYKLGSTITTAFWRSYSDEARNISKAVRLKTTGLAICANAGCSDSTDTTLINIIETNNVNMTNQQYFKFLVTIAGGEQPPGKVRATFSGITLDGVAKTPVLGATDRATVSISGNSATIIVDSTLPE; the protein is encoded by the coding sequence ATGAGAATTAGAAAGGTTTTATTAACTTGTTTTTCCATTCTTCTAACAACTAGTTTTAGTGCATCTGTGTTTGCCGAAAGCACAGAGTATAGTACAACTACTTTTTCTTTGAGTTCGGTTGAAGTAACCAACCCAGATAATTTAAGTCTCTCTGAAAGTGTGCTCTTAGATGTCATTAATAGAGCAGAAGGAATTGCTTCTGATGAGAAAGCATCATATAACTCAAGTTCTACAAGTTTTAAAACCAGCTCAACAGAGGATGTTGTAATTAACTATTACTTTGATGATGACAGCCATTATTACTTCTATGAAGAAACGAAAAATGGTAAAAGTTTATTTGTTGAGGAGAAGGATCAAGTTGATAATCAATCCCTAACAGAGATCAAACCATTTTCAAATGATATTGATGATGGAATTGGTGGGAGAATTTTAGTTAATAGCACCACTGGTAATTTGTTAGAATCCAAGTGGCAGCTTCCTACTGCCAGTCAACTTACAGGCGCACCTAGTGAAGCTACATATATTTACACAGGTTTAAGAAATTCATCTATAGAAGTCGATGCCAATGTTACTTACAACAACGCCAGCGGAGAGGCTAGATTTAGACCTCGACTTTGCGTGAAACCTAACTCAACGAAGCAATGTATGGGTGCAGTAACGCAGCCTGGATATGATAAAGTCCATTCAAGTAATGGTTATAAGTTGGGTTCAACCATAACTACGGCATTTTGGAGAAGTTATAGTGATGAGGCAAGAAATATCAGCAAAGCTGTACGTTTGAAAACAACTGGGCTAGCTATTTGTGCAAATGCTGGTTGTTCAGATTCAACGGATACTACTCTGATTAATATCATTGAGACAAACAATGTTAATATGACTAACCAACAATATTTTAAATTTCTGGTCACAATTGCCGGTGGTGAACAACCTCCAGGTAAAGTACGTGCTACATTTAGTGGCATTACTTTGGATGGAGTAGCCAAAACCCCGGTGTTGGGGGCGACGGATAGAGCAACTGTAAGTATAAGTGGAAATAGTGCAACTATTATTGTTGATTCAACGCTACCTGAGTAA
- a CDS encoding MocR-like pyridoxine biosynthesis transcription factor PdxR, with product MYSDLQLTEDRPVYIQVKDYMKRLMLKGGLQAKQKLPSTRELSTLMKVSRSTVLLAYAELEEEGLIYAVKGKGNYVSSTVETPEASAGWQVDWNERVSDYAIQAEQYDLMKHGSGSERGEISFTSIAPDEKLFDMHNVKRAFLDRMSLEGEVLLNYGYAQGYRPLMKYLLRYMENKGVDLSGKDILITNGFTEGFDLVLSALRKKSGRALCENPTHHTAVKNLRLHQFQLTGVDMEPDGLNLRQLERELAANPYDLAYLVPSYHNPTGIVTSPAKRAEIIRLMNQYQVPIIEDGFNEELRYSGSHVSPLIASVGKGNGLVYLGSFSKVLFPGLRVGWVIADAALIDYLESMKRARSIHTSTLDQSLLYQYLSNGNFEKYLKRARTEYKRKYELVVRCLRQHLPMCRVSGEGGLHLFVQFPPEYRTRDLLTACKAKGVTFMPGDTFYLEPGQGQHTMRLGFSRVSDENIRKGIRIIGETIAQMR from the coding sequence ATGTATTCCGATCTGCAACTCACGGAGGACCGCCCTGTATATATACAAGTCAAAGATTATATGAAGCGATTGATGCTTAAAGGCGGCCTGCAAGCCAAACAAAAGCTTCCTTCCACCCGTGAACTCAGCACACTTATGAAAGTGAGCCGCAGCACGGTCCTGCTCGCCTATGCTGAACTAGAAGAGGAGGGTCTGATTTACGCGGTCAAAGGCAAAGGCAACTACGTCAGCTCCACTGTTGAAACGCCTGAGGCTTCAGCCGGGTGGCAGGTGGACTGGAACGAGCGTGTCAGCGACTACGCGATTCAGGCGGAGCAATATGATCTGATGAAGCATGGCTCCGGCTCGGAGCGCGGTGAGATTTCATTTACCAGCATTGCACCCGATGAGAAGCTGTTTGACATGCACAATGTAAAAAGGGCCTTCCTCGATCGGATGTCTCTTGAAGGCGAAGTGCTGCTGAATTACGGATATGCGCAAGGCTACAGGCCTCTCATGAAGTATCTGCTGCGTTATATGGAAAATAAGGGTGTTGACCTAAGCGGCAAAGATATTCTAATCACCAATGGATTTACGGAAGGTTTCGATCTGGTCCTGAGCGCACTACGCAAAAAAAGCGGCAGGGCCCTGTGTGAGAACCCGACACATCATACTGCGGTCAAAAATCTGAGGCTTCATCAATTTCAACTCACTGGTGTCGATATGGAGCCAGATGGCCTGAATCTGAGGCAGCTGGAACGGGAACTTGCAGCAAATCCGTATGATCTGGCCTATCTCGTGCCCTCCTATCACAATCCAACCGGGATCGTGACATCACCTGCCAAACGTGCCGAGATTATTCGGTTGATGAACCAGTACCAGGTACCGATCATCGAAGACGGCTTTAACGAGGAATTGCGCTATTCCGGCTCCCATGTCTCTCCCCTTATTGCCAGTGTGGGCAAAGGGAACGGGCTGGTGTATCTGGGCAGCTTCTCCAAGGTGCTGTTTCCGGGCCTGCGCGTAGGCTGGGTCATTGCGGATGCGGCATTGATTGATTATCTGGAAAGCATGAAACGAGCGCGCAGCATTCATACCTCGACACTGGACCAGTCCCTGCTCTATCAGTATTTGAGCAATGGCAATTTCGAGAAATATCTGAAGCGGGCCCGTACGGAATATAAGCGTAAATATGAGCTGGTCGTTCGCTGCTTGCGGCAGCATCTGCCGATGTGCCGGGTTTCAGGCGAAGGCGGTCTTCACCTGTTCGTACAATTCCCACCGGAATACCGGACGAGAGATCTGCTCACCGCTTGCAAGGCAAAGGGCGTTACCTTTATGCCCGGCGATACCTTTTATCTTGAACCGGGGCAGGGACAACATACGATGCGTCTGGGCTTCTCCCGGGTCAGCGATGAGAACATTCGCAAAGGCATTCGTATCATTGGCGAAACCATTGCTCAAATGAGATGA
- a CDS encoding nucleotide excision repair endonuclease: MINITVPTPDVTITKQADPQLSHIYGFTDFHLITREKGGIFMFYNAAGELLFVGKARKLRPRIKKHFEDTVSPMKSHREEVTTIEVCVIEDPVDREIYETYIINTMRAKYNVDKVLYK, encoded by the coding sequence TTGATTAATATTACTGTGCCAACACCAGATGTCACCATCACGAAGCAGGCTGACCCACAGCTCAGCCACATTTATGGATTCACCGATTTCCACCTGATTACAAGGGAAAAAGGCGGTATCTTTATGTTTTACAATGCCGCTGGTGAGTTGTTATTTGTCGGTAAAGCACGAAAATTAAGACCGCGCATCAAAAAGCATTTTGAAGATACCGTATCACCCATGAAGTCACACCGCGAGGAAGTAACCACCATCGAAGTGTGTGTTATTGAAGATCCGGTCGATCGCGAAATTTACGAGACCTATATCATCAACACGATGCGTGCGAAATACAATGTAGACAAGGTGCTGTACAAATAG
- a CDS encoding GNAT family N-acetyltransferase has protein sequence MSLNITIRHSSNEDLQDMVILMDQLGYPTTYAEMKERYSHIAADSNFATLVAEVRGRVVGLIGLQTSYLYEKNGRHCRILALIVHDQFRGTGIGRQLILEAEQWAATHGVDSLSLNSSNRPDREAAHKFYQQMGFTAGSTGFSKKPKALQHS, from the coding sequence ATGAGTCTGAATATAACGATTCGTCACAGTTCAAACGAAGATCTGCAGGACATGGTCATTCTTATGGATCAACTCGGTTATCCAACCACGTATGCCGAGATGAAGGAGCGTTATTCGCACATCGCTGCGGATTCAAATTTTGCAACGTTGGTTGCCGAAGTCCGTGGCCGTGTCGTTGGATTAATTGGGTTACAGACATCTTACCTGTATGAAAAGAACGGACGACATTGCCGCATCCTGGCTCTGATCGTGCATGACCAGTTCAGAGGCACCGGCATAGGTCGTCAGCTTATTTTGGAAGCGGAGCAGTGGGCAGCCACTCATGGCGTGGACTCCTTGTCCCTGAACAGCAGCAATCGCCCGGATCGTGAAGCTGCGCATAAATTCTACCAACAGATGGGCTTTACTGCGGGAAGTACCGGGTTTAGCAAAAAGCCGAAGGCCTTGCAGCATAGCTGA